A genomic region of Enterococcus sp. 12C11_DIV0727 contains the following coding sequences:
- a CDS encoding WxL domain-containing protein: protein MKLTHKLCGVALLTAVGIGLALPSATKADGGDEKVHSSTGKVKFTQEGTGTDTVTPPETDGPEITEPTGNTDNGPLKVIAISPLDFGTNEITSATAGGWEYYAKIFKTTEKDNEANEVEMPNFVTFKDERADDKPNKYTLTAKATTFTNTAGKELKAATITYDNIRLTTTGDAGQINSAAAPTTKVLATDGTTPSEFVNQDADDKGFGRFDLVFGKIADSNADKSVKLWIPAANNKLSTASEYTSTITWTIADTRAPEVPETGE from the coding sequence ATGAAATTAACACACAAATTATGCGGAGTAGCGTTATTAACAGCAGTCGGAATCGGACTTGCTTTACCATCAGCAACAAAAGCAGACGGCGGAGATGAAAAAGTTCACTCATCAACAGGTAAAGTGAAATTTACTCAAGAAGGTACTGGAACGGATACTGTGACACCGCCAGAAACAGACGGTCCTGAAATCACAGAACCAACTGGAAATACGGATAATGGTCCATTGAAAGTAATTGCTATTTCACCACTTGATTTTGGTACAAATGAAATCACTTCAGCAACAGCAGGTGGCTGGGAATACTATGCAAAAATCTTTAAAACAACAGAAAAAGACAATGAAGCAAACGAAGTTGAAATGCCTAACTTTGTCACCTTTAAAGATGAACGTGCAGATGATAAACCAAACAAATACACTTTAACTGCCAAAGCAACAACTTTCACGAATACAGCGGGTAAAGAATTGAAAGCAGCTACGATCACATATGATAACATCCGTTTAACAACAACAGGCGATGCTGGTCAAATTAACTCTGCAGCAGCACCAACAACAAAAGTATTAGCTACAGATGGAACAACTCCTTCTGAATTTGTAAATCAAGATGCGGATGATAAAGGATTTGGTCGTTTTGATTTAGTTTTCGGTAAAATTGCTGATAGCAATGCAGATAAATCAGTAAAACTTTGGATTCCAGCAGCAAATAACAAATTATCAACAGCAAGTGAGTACACATCAACAATCACTTGGACTATTGCAGATACACGTGCTCCGGAAGTACCTGAGACTGGCGAATAA
- a CDS encoding DUF916 and DUF3324 domain-containing protein, translated as MKKRIINWVMSILYIAIAFFILPNSVLADKESEQTASGGFTYKVIYPDNQHKEVSYFDLRMKPAQKQTAIIQMSNSSEKEITVDISLNGTKTNSNGVLENGPSSLEKDSSLKYDFAEIVKGQESVVIPPQQTIDYQLEITMPETTFDGVISGGIYMIQRDQASEKQAGMIKNKYAYLVGMLLTETDKKIKPNLELNKVYADLKNYRNTIVIDFSNTQPAYLDNMAVDVQIMGQKSDEVLYETKQTKMRMAPNSKINFPVSMNGEKMVPGDYRAHILVSAKTGEKWEWEQNFIITDEEADKFNQEDVSLLQENRINWQLIVMIIVGVLVVILIIFVIVRIINKKKNKKKRKTTGRKKS; from the coding sequence ATGAAGAAAAGAATAATCAATTGGGTAATGAGTATCCTATACATAGCAATAGCTTTCTTTATATTACCGAATAGTGTGTTGGCAGATAAAGAAAGTGAACAAACTGCTAGTGGTGGATTTACCTATAAAGTGATCTACCCAGACAATCAACATAAAGAAGTAAGTTACTTTGATTTAAGAATGAAACCAGCTCAAAAACAAACAGCTATTATTCAAATGAGTAACAGCTCAGAGAAGGAAATTACAGTCGATATCAGTTTAAATGGGACAAAAACTAATAGTAATGGTGTTTTAGAAAATGGTCCTTCAAGCTTAGAAAAAGATTCATCGTTAAAATATGACTTTGCTGAAATTGTAAAAGGGCAAGAATCCGTAGTGATCCCGCCCCAACAAACAATCGACTATCAACTAGAAATAACGATGCCTGAAACAACCTTTGATGGTGTTATTTCAGGTGGTATTTATATGATTCAAAGGGACCAAGCTTCGGAAAAACAAGCAGGTATGATCAAGAATAAATATGCCTATTTAGTCGGAATGTTATTGACTGAAACAGACAAAAAAATCAAACCCAATCTAGAATTAAATAAAGTCTATGCGGATCTAAAAAATTATCGAAATACAATTGTTATCGATTTTTCCAATACACAACCTGCTTATTTAGATAACATGGCAGTAGATGTTCAAATAATGGGACAAAAATCGGATGAAGTTCTATATGAAACAAAGCAGACAAAAATGCGGATGGCACCCAATTCTAAAATCAATTTCCCTGTATCAATGAATGGTGAAAAAATGGTGCCAGGAGATTATCGTGCCCATATTTTAGTATCGGCTAAGACTGGTGAGAAGTGGGAATGGGAACAAAATTTTATCATCACAGATGAAGAAGCTGATAAGTTCAACCAAGAGGATGTCAGTCTACTACAAGAAAACCGAATCAACTGGCAATTGATTGTAATGATTATTGTAGGTGTTCTTGTAGTGATCTTGATTATATTTGTGATAGTTCGCATCATAAATAAAAAGAAAAATAAGAAGAAAAGAAAAACAACTGGGCGGAAAAAAAGCTGA
- the lepB gene encoding signal peptidase I, with amino-acid sequence MGLTIFIVLFLFIVMSMTLFSLPKSEGYGMAPTVNDGERVFVNRLGTVRRFKLIYFKVPDSKDKSIRRVIGLPGESIQYKNDHLFINQQESVERFLQSQLKRAEQNEELLTTDFRLQQIPNNKYARIPAGKYLVLGDNRPYSSDSRYYGLVDEKEIIGTVEMRIWPLHTLTSY; translated from the coding sequence ATAGGATTGACTATTTTTATTGTGCTCTTTCTTTTTATTGTGATGTCCATGACTCTTTTTTCTTTACCCAAAAGTGAAGGATATGGTATGGCACCTACAGTCAATGATGGTGAACGCGTTTTTGTAAATCGACTTGGAACCGTTCGACGTTTCAAGTTGATTTATTTTAAAGTCCCCGATAGCAAAGATAAATCAATTCGTCGCGTGATCGGGCTGCCAGGTGAAAGTATCCAATACAAGAATGATCATCTGTTCATCAATCAACAAGAAAGTGTGGAACGTTTTTTACAAAGCCAACTAAAACGAGCGGAACAAAATGAAGAGCTGTTAACAACGGATTTTCGGTTGCAGCAAATCCCTAATAATAAATATGCTCGAATTCCAGCAGGAAAGTATTTAGTGTTAGGTGACAATCGACCTTATTCATCAGATTCCCGTTATTATGGCTTAGTGGATGAAAAAGAGATCATTGGAACAGTAGAAATGCGGATTTGGCCGTTACATACGTTGACTAGCTACTAA
- a CDS encoding YfhO family protein, with protein MKKQRALFFSGSTRYAVASFVLPIVILAGVYFSIGIYPGSKISILASDGFGQYANFFASFNNLMKSDQSIYYTWFGSLGLNYLSLISYYLGGIFTSFVYFFDNQNIPDFIYYLTLVKVGFAGLAFWLFSTQTFHLPRWGKLLLSVSYALMGFTIANSEMVMWLDGLIYFPLVILGIHLIMNKRQPWLLFISYFLLFISNFYIGFMIGVYSFLYFVVRLFTNRTRYLKCLPSYLLTSLLAGGASMMLLFPALVDLRTNGEALTTMKSWKTAATGPWDLVVKNMVGVYDTTRYGSIPFIYVGLLPLVFCLFFFLSKKILLRKKICYGLLLIILATSFYVEPLNLFWHGLHAPNMFLFRFSFLFSFTILLLAGYGWSAYKKEDFEQVVNIFLGLMMLFTVTRVVTAKSQQYDYLTYTSFILTLIFLAVYLVFFFCNYKGKGQTKILICLFMGIFFFEVGVNTRLLVKGIQDDWGYAERSGYEKDYKDIQKLVKQTKDENDSFYRMENNTASSPNESFRYGYSGIGLFSSIRNRHSSFYMNTLGFRSYDTNLSIRYQNNTILMDTLMGVKYNLSSTDVSKAGFEKINTMGDYQLYKNQYALPMGILTDEGIYDKELANDPASLLLALSGNEEALYATAFPEIIKTENAILKEGVKYDKNTLILKAKEKNEPLKIKWKIAVNPHSQVYLDLFPANFRGQERTEIHVTSDKQKTRTLLTKTGQFYSLGDYETAQDITVEAIFYYTDQLELVDPTVMMLNTEKYAKAAQKAQEKGVKFQVRGRKATATVTTEKERILFTTIPADKGWQAKVDGEKVPIRTINDGLLSISIPAGRHHVEFIYRPQGLLLGSFLSLLSIVSFGAYQYYLIRRNKY; from the coding sequence ATGAAAAAACAACGAGCACTATTTTTCTCAGGGAGTACTAGGTATGCTGTGGCTAGTTTTGTCTTGCCCATTGTTATATTAGCCGGTGTCTATTTTTCTATCGGTATTTATCCTGGTAGTAAAATCAGTATCTTAGCTAGCGACGGATTTGGACAATATGCTAATTTTTTTGCTAGTTTCAATAATTTGATGAAAAGTGATCAGAGCATTTATTACACCTGGTTTGGCTCATTAGGATTAAACTATTTATCATTGATCAGCTATTATTTAGGTGGTATCTTTACTTCTTTTGTTTATTTTTTTGATAATCAGAATATACCTGATTTTATTTATTATTTAACGCTGGTAAAAGTCGGCTTTGCAGGTCTAGCGTTTTGGCTTTTCTCTACTCAAACATTTCACCTACCTAGATGGGGGAAGCTTTTGTTGAGTGTTAGTTATGCTTTGATGGGATTTACGATTGCAAATTCAGAAATGGTCATGTGGTTAGACGGCCTGATTTATTTTCCTTTGGTTATTTTAGGTATCCACCTTATTATGAATAAACGTCAGCCTTGGCTTTTATTTATCAGTTATTTCTTGTTGTTTATCTCCAATTTTTATATTGGTTTTATGATTGGTGTCTATTCATTTCTTTATTTTGTTGTACGCTTATTTACAAATCGTACGCGCTATTTAAAGTGCCTGCCAAGTTATCTCTTGACATCGTTACTGGCAGGAGGCGCATCTATGATGTTATTATTTCCAGCGTTGGTCGACTTACGGACGAATGGGGAAGCGTTGACGACTATGAAGAGTTGGAAAACAGCTGCCACAGGTCCTTGGGATTTAGTGGTCAAAAATATGGTTGGTGTCTATGATACGACTCGTTATGGCTCAATTCCGTTTATTTACGTGGGATTGTTACCGCTAGTTTTTTGCCTATTTTTCTTTTTAAGTAAGAAGATACTACTACGCAAAAAAATTTGTTATGGTCTGTTATTGATCATATTGGCGACTAGTTTTTATGTGGAACCGCTGAATTTATTTTGGCATGGATTGCATGCGCCAAATATGTTTCTTTTTAGGTTCAGTTTCTTATTTTCTTTTACGATTTTATTATTGGCAGGATATGGCTGGTCGGCGTATAAAAAAGAAGATTTTGAACAGGTGGTCAATATTTTTCTTGGGTTGATGATGTTATTTACAGTTACCAGAGTAGTTACAGCAAAAAGTCAGCAATACGACTATTTGACATATACATCATTTATACTAACGTTGATTTTTCTAGCAGTTTATCTAGTGTTTTTCTTTTGTAACTATAAAGGTAAAGGCCAAACAAAGATACTGATCTGTCTATTTATGGGGATTTTTTTCTTTGAAGTGGGAGTGAATACACGATTGCTAGTGAAAGGCATCCAAGATGATTGGGGCTATGCAGAGCGGTCGGGTTATGAGAAAGATTATAAAGATATTCAAAAGCTAGTTAAACAGACTAAAGACGAAAACGACTCCTTTTATCGTATGGAAAATAATACAGCCAGCTCACCTAATGAAAGTTTTCGCTATGGGTATAGTGGCATCGGCCTGTTTTCATCGATCAGAAATCGACATTCTTCTTTCTATATGAATACATTAGGCTTTCGCTCATATGATACGAATTTGTCTATCCGATACCAAAATAATACTATTTTGATGGATACACTGATGGGCGTTAAATATAATTTATCATCTACTGACGTGTCTAAAGCAGGTTTTGAGAAAATAAATACGATGGGTGACTATCAACTGTATAAAAACCAATATGCATTGCCGATGGGGATTTTGACGGATGAGGGAATTTATGATAAAGAACTTGCCAATGATCCTGCCAGTCTTCTGTTGGCCCTCTCTGGTAATGAAGAAGCGCTGTATGCAACGGCTTTTCCAGAAATAATCAAAACAGAGAATGCGATCTTAAAGGAAGGCGTTAAGTATGATAAAAATACGTTGATTTTAAAGGCAAAAGAAAAAAATGAGCCGCTAAAAATCAAATGGAAAATAGCAGTGAATCCTCACTCTCAAGTGTATCTGGATTTATTTCCAGCAAACTTTAGGGGACAAGAGCGTACTGAAATACATGTTACGTCAGACAAGCAGAAAACGAGGACATTATTAACAAAAACAGGACAGTTTTATTCTTTAGGGGATTATGAAACCGCACAAGACATTACTGTGGAAGCCATATTCTATTATACAGATCAGTTGGAATTAGTTGATCCAACAGTCATGATGTTAAACACAGAAAAATATGCAAAGGCCGCACAAAAAGCACAAGAAAAAGGCGTAAAATTTCAAGTAAGAGGGCGTAAGGCCACCGCCACGGTTACAACAGAAAAAGAGCGAATTCTATTTACGACAATTCCGGCAGATAAAGGCTGGCAAGCAAAAGTAGATGGAGAAAAGGTTCCCATTCGTACAATCAATGATGGTTTACTAAGTATCTCAATTCCTGCGGGAAGACACCATGTGGAATTTATCTATAGACCGCAAGGCTTGCTCCTAGGAAGCTTCTTGTCTCTCTTGAGTATAGTTAGTTTTGGTGCTTATCAATATTATTTGATTCGTCGTAACAAGTACTAG
- a CDS encoding WxL domain-containing protein, producing the protein MLEKNSTILQLSFVVMTLSFLQPLNVNAEPLSHSENGKIQFTGEYPKGVVDPEHPNKGVDPGPSPTTDGPLRFEFVPQLSFWNNEISEKDQVYYANAQLFLDGTGARGNFVQLSDYREKGSGWTLQVRQENQLRNESTKNKELKGAVISFDQSWTNSVNSAGYAPSVSKEVIHINNISETYDLAQARPGTGEGTWSIIFGASIDNGQGRKDTLSPRIDQHGQPFVDAAFNNQPIYQNSAVSLTIPGKTKKDPVHYQTMLTWILSELP; encoded by the coding sequence ATGTTGGAAAAGAACAGTACAATACTCCAATTATCATTTGTAGTCATGACATTATCCTTTTTACAACCACTAAATGTGAATGCTGAGCCACTTAGTCATTCGGAAAATGGAAAAATTCAGTTTACTGGAGAATATCCTAAAGGGGTTGTTGATCCAGAACATCCTAATAAAGGTGTAGATCCCGGGCCAAGTCCTACAACCGATGGGCCATTAAGATTTGAATTTGTTCCTCAGTTAAGTTTTTGGAATAACGAGATCTCAGAAAAAGATCAGGTGTATTATGCAAATGCACAGTTATTTTTAGACGGAACAGGTGCAAGGGGAAATTTTGTACAACTCTCGGATTACCGGGAGAAAGGGAGCGGTTGGACCTTGCAAGTCCGCCAAGAAAATCAATTAAGGAATGAGTCTACGAAAAATAAAGAGTTAAAAGGGGCAGTGATTTCTTTTGATCAATCGTGGACGAATTCAGTCAATAGTGCAGGGTATGCCCCAAGTGTCTCCAAAGAAGTGATCCATATCAATAATATTAGTGAGACCTACGACTTAGCACAGGCACGACCAGGTACTGGGGAAGGAACATGGTCGATCATTTTCGGTGCTTCGATCGACAATGGTCAGGGGCGAAAAGATACTCTAAGCCCCAGAATCGACCAACATGGACAGCCATTTGTAGATGCGGCTTTCAACAATCAGCCGATTTATCAAAATAGTGCAGTCTCTTTAACCATACCAGGTAAAACAAAAAAGGACCCAGTCCACTATCAAACGATGTTAACTTGGATATTATCTGAGTTGCCATAA
- a CDS encoding lectin-like domain-containing protein produces the protein MKKRKIVVIGWIMAFFSVISILFMIKSFSPIKAAEQANDQVKIDISTQTDSSCATVVLTIGNTEKQSLILETEGLKYIEDEAIENGADSTFDGKLVVTDLKEQKNKKLLIEGGTKQLVLSFSVEQEATGNSGKINLLGDQQVVLAEKNVDFTPAKMKEMQSVEQEAKPLKQSRALTRDATTPPVDSLPLLDVFRAPIGTGPELINNGKVLRVTKNMGSQIGAIWSQQKLNLKKDFHLKSYLYLGNRGASAGDGITFTLQNDPRMATTPTAVIGSSGMGLGAYYGGRSGNPYVQRGLSIEFDTYFNNGSSNRMDREVGENGKKGHVAFVTPGLQNNSYTGQHHSWILSPEYLSNDTWRTLDVIWNSATQTLSYTLSGVGSDSYRIPDLNTKFGGTEVYWGFTGSTGGSYEENAIAITQLPGDIEQTAQIENLTQNSALQETVDAKKNETLKLKDTIIFDGNSIMSTDGTKMRVNLAEGLTYRAGTLALDGVKIPETSIQQVNNQLIISNLAFSRADVPYELSLEATVTSSQNDVQLKTTFDYLSSVNEVASSSNPVIVNIPLIKGHVTIHYVDENKADLAAPKTINQKVGTVYNETPITIADYLYDRTEGNASGTVQETPQDVYFYYKKAKANLTIQFVDEANGKLHEALVKEKTIGEKVDLTKDQEVKEAITEVLTKRYLLETSGRPTNETAVLIEAKGTQVTYTFQGTLSIYSGPTEIDFGSHEVSWKGTKDANPSYDQPLVIWDNRKNLDSWKLSVKLEGELSIPDSPTHVLNGVLSYQTATDKKTLSVDAQEVLRTKHEASGQYNVSTKTWGPDKQGLRLDVPSGAVKVIGEYETTLIWRVEEAY, from the coding sequence ATGAAAAAAAGAAAAATAGTAGTGATTGGTTGGATCATGGCATTTTTTTCAGTGATCAGTATCCTATTTATGATCAAGTCATTTTCACCGATCAAAGCGGCGGAACAGGCAAATGATCAAGTTAAAATCGATATATCTACCCAAACAGACTCAAGCTGCGCAACGGTTGTTTTAACTATCGGCAATACGGAGAAACAAAGTTTAATACTGGAAACGGAAGGTCTCAAATATATCGAAGATGAAGCAATAGAAAATGGTGCTGATTCAACCTTTGATGGAAAACTTGTGGTAACAGATTTAAAAGAACAAAAGAATAAAAAATTGCTTATAGAGGGCGGTACAAAACAACTTGTTTTGTCTTTTTCAGTAGAGCAAGAAGCAACTGGAAATTCAGGTAAAATCAATCTTTTGGGGGATCAGCAAGTGGTTTTGGCCGAAAAAAACGTTGATTTCACTCCAGCTAAAATGAAAGAAATGCAATCGGTAGAACAAGAAGCAAAACCGCTGAAACAATCAAGAGCATTGACAAGAGATGCAACTACACCGCCGGTTGATAGTCTACCATTGTTGGATGTTTTTCGAGCGCCAATTGGGACAGGCCCAGAACTGATCAATAATGGAAAAGTTTTGCGGGTCACAAAAAATATGGGTAGCCAGATCGGAGCGATCTGGTCTCAACAAAAATTAAATCTAAAAAAAGATTTTCACCTGAAATCCTATTTATATTTAGGAAATAGAGGAGCAAGTGCCGGGGATGGAATTACCTTCACACTACAAAATGATCCTAGAATGGCAACAACCCCTACAGCTGTTATTGGCTCTTCTGGTATGGGATTAGGTGCGTATTATGGTGGTCGTTCTGGAAATCCATACGTTCAAAGAGGGTTATCGATCGAATTTGATACTTATTTTAATAATGGATCAAGTAATCGTATGGATCGAGAAGTTGGTGAAAACGGTAAAAAAGGTCATGTGGCATTTGTTACACCTGGGCTACAAAATAATAGCTATACGGGTCAGCATCACAGCTGGATTTTATCACCTGAATATTTATCGAATGATACATGGAGAACACTAGATGTTATATGGAATTCTGCTACTCAGACCTTATCTTACACACTTTCTGGAGTAGGTTCAGACTCGTATCGGATTCCTGATCTGAATACAAAATTTGGTGGCACAGAAGTTTATTGGGGCTTTACTGGATCTACAGGTGGATCTTACGAGGAAAATGCCATAGCGATTACACAATTACCAGGAGACATTGAACAAACAGCGCAGATAGAAAATCTTACTCAAAATAGTGCACTGCAAGAAACCGTGGATGCTAAGAAAAACGAAACGTTGAAACTAAAAGACACGATTATTTTTGATGGAAATAGCATTATGAGTACAGATGGAACGAAGATGAGAGTAAATTTAGCTGAGGGATTGACCTATAGAGCAGGGACATTGGCTTTAGATGGGGTGAAAATACCTGAAACGTCGATCCAACAAGTAAATAATCAATTAATCATTTCCAATCTAGCGTTTTCACGCGCAGATGTTCCTTATGAGCTAAGTTTAGAGGCAACAGTTACAAGCAGCCAAAATGATGTTCAACTAAAAACGACATTTGATTACCTTTCTTCAGTAAATGAAGTTGCGTCTTCATCTAATCCAGTAATCGTGAACATCCCTTTAATAAAAGGACACGTAACGATTCATTATGTCGACGAAAATAAAGCTGATTTAGCAGCTCCTAAAACAATCAATCAAAAAGTTGGGACAGTCTATAATGAAACACCTATCACTATTGCCGATTATCTATATGATCGAACAGAAGGAAATGCGTCAGGAACAGTTCAGGAAACGCCACAAGATGTTTATTTTTACTACAAAAAAGCGAAAGCTAATTTGACGATTCAATTTGTAGATGAAGCTAATGGCAAATTACATGAAGCATTAGTAAAAGAAAAAACAATCGGCGAAAAAGTAGATTTAACGAAAGACCAAGAAGTAAAAGAAGCTATTACGGAAGTTCTTACTAAACGATATTTGTTGGAAACTTCAGGACGCCCAACAAATGAAACGGCAGTATTGATCGAGGCGAAGGGTACGCAAGTAACCTACACATTCCAAGGAACGTTATCTATTTATTCTGGGCCAACGGAAATTGATTTTGGTAGTCATGAAGTCAGTTGGAAGGGCACAAAAGATGCTAATCCTTCCTATGATCAACCATTAGTTATTTGGGATAATCGTAAAAATCTAGATAGTTGGAAGCTATCAGTCAAATTAGAGGGCGAGCTAAGTATTCCTGACAGTCCTACTCATGTACTGAATGGTGTTTTAAGTTATCAAACAGCAACAGATAAAAAAACACTATCTGTCGATGCCCAAGAAGTATTGCGGACAAAACATGAAGCTTCTGGTCAATACAATGTTTCAACTAAGACATGGGGACCAGATAAACAAGGGCTTCGCTTGGATGTTCCCTCTGGGGCAGTGAAAGTAATCGGTGAGTATGAAACAACACTGATTTGGCGTGTAGAAGAGGCTTATTAG
- a CDS encoding LPXTG cell wall anchor domain-containing protein gives MKQKAVYFLLTSVLCIGIGLGCYTPVHAEEIGQVQTNAGIGFYEASTDSSSSIESTTTVTQPDSSIKPKGRYPSTGELVKKSLVISGAILILLVVLFILWKRKKNQQTKNGKEG, from the coding sequence ATGAAACAAAAAGCAGTATATTTCCTATTGACCTCTGTTCTCTGTATTGGCATTGGTTTGGGTTGTTATACGCCGGTTCATGCTGAAGAAATAGGTCAAGTTCAGACGAACGCAGGTATTGGTTTTTATGAAGCTAGTACGGATAGTAGCAGCTCAATAGAATCGACGACAACGGTAACGCAACCAGACAGCTCTATAAAACCTAAAGGTAGATACCCTTCAACAGGAGAATTAGTGAAAAAAAGTTTAGTCATCAGCGGCGCCATTCTTATTCTTTTGGTTGTGTTGTTTATTTTATGGAAACGTAAAAAGAATCAGCAAACAAAAAATGGGAAGGAAGGGTAA
- a CDS encoding ABC transporter ATP-binding protein: MITVNKLTKTINKTTILNTISLTVNQGEIIALVGPNGAGKTTLINCLTGLIRPTTGEISLLGANPMNKKNKLKMGVMQQESTTLENVKVKELLTLFRSFYPNPLSLEELLDITGLSEQQNTYTTKLSGGQKRRLTFGLAIIGNPELLFLDEPTTGMDVTSRKIFWKKINTLKEQGKTIILTTHYLEEIEKVATRILLMKQGTLVHDGTLASIQAEMLQNKLTFQLLDNEDEAKLADLPYVSTIEKEEDQVTLYSSNSDETLIELFVAKIKFRDLLIIPGNLETVFNTLVEEETK, translated from the coding sequence ATGATCACAGTCAATAAACTCACAAAAACAATTAATAAAACAACAATTTTAAATACTATTTCTTTAACCGTAAACCAAGGGGAAATCATTGCTTTGGTTGGTCCAAATGGTGCAGGCAAAACCACATTGATCAACTGTTTAACTGGACTGATCCGGCCAACAACTGGTGAAATCAGTCTCTTAGGGGCAAATCCCATGAATAAAAAAAATAAACTTAAAATGGGTGTTATGCAGCAAGAAAGTACGACTTTAGAAAATGTCAAAGTCAAAGAACTACTAACTCTGTTCCGGAGTTTCTATCCTAATCCGCTTTCTCTAGAGGAATTACTGGACATAACTGGGTTAAGTGAACAACAAAATACCTATACGACTAAATTATCTGGCGGACAAAAACGACGCCTAACATTTGGGTTAGCCATTATTGGAAATCCAGAACTACTTTTTTTAGATGAACCGACAACCGGAATGGACGTTACTAGCCGTAAAATTTTCTGGAAAAAAATCAATACATTAAAAGAACAAGGCAAAACAATTATCTTGACCACACATTATTTGGAAGAAATTGAAAAAGTCGCAACTCGAATTTTACTAATGAAACAAGGTACGCTGGTTCATGATGGGACATTAGCAAGTATTCAAGCTGAAATGTTGCAAAATAAATTGACCTTTCAGTTGTTAGACAATGAAGATGAAGCAAAGCTGGCAGATTTACCGTATGTCTCAACGATTGAAAAAGAGGAAGACCAAGTAACGCTATATTCATCAAATAGTGATGAAACACTTATTGAGTTATTCGTAGCCAAAATCAAATTTAGAGATCTATTGATTATCCCAGGGAACTTAGAGACGGTCTTTAATACCTTAGTCGAGGAGGAAACTAAATGA
- the lepB gene encoding signal peptidase I, which produces MNKKINHKSKPAPRKRKKTKKPYMQFAALVSNGTFFLCIFLGILFLIKVGPHVVDGSSMFPTLENGDRIFVNKGEIPKRYSIVTLDPLKKKKESYVKRVVGLPGDYIWLEGTSLFLNQEQPTFSVEGSSKSSHLPDGTIKITVNRAVAHKMGGLKQIPADNYFVLGDNRNHSNDSRSFGLVSAKQIEGVAMYRYYPLTRLGRLH; this is translated from the coding sequence ATGAATAAGAAAATTAATCATAAAAGTAAACCAGCGCCAAGAAAACGGAAAAAAACAAAAAAGCCATATATGCAGTTCGCGGCTTTAGTATCCAATGGTACTTTTTTCTTGTGTATATTTCTAGGCATCCTTTTTTTAATCAAAGTTGGCCCCCATGTTGTAGATGGTTCATCGATGTTTCCAACATTGGAAAATGGCGATCGGATTTTTGTAAATAAAGGGGAAATACCAAAGCGGTATTCGATTGTGACGCTAGATCCATTGAAAAAAAAGAAAGAATCTTACGTAAAACGAGTGGTTGGTTTGCCAGGAGATTATATTTGGTTAGAAGGAACAAGTCTATTTTTAAATCAGGAGCAACCCACTTTTTCTGTTGAAGGGAGTAGCAAATCTAGTCACCTTCCTGATGGAACGATAAAAATCACAGTGAACAGAGCTGTTGCACATAAAATGGGAGGACTAAAACAGATTCCCGCAGATAATTATTTTGTGTTAGGAGATAATCGTAATCACTCAAATGACAGCCGTTCCTTCGGCTTGGTTTCCGCAAAACAAATTGAAGGTGTAGCGATGTATCGTTATTATCCATTAACTCGTTTAGGGAGACTGCACTAA